AGTCTACACGCTGATCCATTACATTGCCTTTCTGGACACGGAGTCTTTGAccgaaagaaaaaaactgaaattcatAGAGGTACATACAGATGCCATATACGATATAAATACTACTTAATACTAATATTTTGTACTACTACTAATACCAACACAAGTATTTCTTTGAAGCAATAGTATTTACTACTATTGAGTGCTACGCATgcagggacagtacagagtgtagATCATACAGTAGGTATTTTGGAAACCTGATAGCCTGCACAGAAAACAACCCCACCACACAGCATCTAATCCaccataaaaaaatcaaaaagaaaaatcaattgCTTTGCATAATAAACAGTGCATCCTCCTGCCCTGTGTGAGATGTAATTCCTGAGTGACACAGTAATTGTGTttgtacatatttgtattgCATACACACAATGGAGAACTATGCAAGAGCCAATTAGCCTGTCAGCAACTGAAAGGCACTCAGGGTAAAAGTGACAGTCAAACATCAATGGCAGTGTTACGCATCACGCCCTACCTTTTAATACTAGGGTAAGACTGGAATATTTTGTAGCAAGTTATTTGGGAGAGATTCTTATTCCAAGTGTGGTGGCACTTTGTTGATATGTACTAATCATGTAAATTCCCGGCAGCTCACAGACGATGAGGATGACGACAGTGACGAGCTCATGTTTCCGAATCTGTCTAAAAGAAGCTACGACAATGGAACTCCGGTGTAAATGAAGGCCGACCAAAACCTGTAAACTGTCTTTAGCACTTTAAAAGAGTCATGTATTGTCAGATTAACatattcagtatttattttttaatttaatccttTTTAATGACACAAAGCAGATTTTGTAGAAGCAGGACACTGAAACTGATAAGCTGCAAAATGAGCACAACgtcagaactgtgtgtgtgtgtgtcaccatcACAATGAACTTTACTGTTAATGTTTCACTGTCATGAAACATTAACTGTCATGCACCTTTTTATTCTGCTTTCTTTTACTGTGATAATGCTCCTTCACTGACTATTAATCCACAACAATACAGAGAAACTACAGGTGAAGGACTCTCAATGGGAAGAGGATAAATTGATGTGTGATAAACATCTGATCCAATATTCTTTTTcgtgtgttttttaattgtgcATTTACAGGGTTGGACTGTAATTGTATCCTGTAACTGATGCAACTGAAAGGGAACTAAAAGTTGTCGAAAAACTCTCAGGTTTACGTTGCATTTTTCTTATATAAAACAGatttagctcattttaaaaataccagAATTTTTCCTGTAAATAAATGATTCAAATAATAAAgaactaataaaaatgtttttcttctttgaagaaaagaataatttaacattaaatcagATGCTTTCcgggaaataaatgtaaacttcTGCGTATGCTGCACTGACTAAGTGACACTGGGTTACTACTATTTGAAATTCGCGAACTGGACAGACAACCATCCAACCCACATTTATTTCTCCCGTAATGACACGGTGCTTTAAAACACTAATCTAAAGGCGATAATAGAAAAATGCCTTTATTGTCAGTGGACAAATACAACAACACTGGTTCTGGACATCAGTTTTAAAGTCCTGTCTTAGTATCTCTATTAAAGTCAGGGTACTGTAAGCAACCATATAAGCCAATCAAACCTCTTCTGCTTTTCTATTTTAATCCACCAGTTTCcacacatttcataatttacCAACCAAACCAAAAATTTTCTGGACTCTCATGTTATCTAGGAAGTAGCCTCAGACCTGCCTGATGCTGCCTGAATTTAACAAACGAATTCTCCTGTACTCATTTACTTCAGCTGCAACAACAACCAAACTccctacacatacacactttatGAAGCCGATCTACTGGCTCTGGAGTTACCGATCTTTGCCtcggtcacacacacacacacttttgttcaCTGACACTGGCCTCAGTCAGCCATGTTTTCGCTGCCTGCTCTGGGCTCCACCCTTTTAGATAACTTTTCACTTTTAACTCCCCATTTTGAGATTTAAACGTTtcgtattttttcttttaaaggcaTCTGTTTTCAAAGCAACCTCGTCAGATGAGCCAGAGCAgtgttgaaaaaaattattatgttttggGGGATTTTACATGATAAAACTGTCATCGCTCCACTGCACATACTGTGGAAAATACTACTTGAATGTGccttaatatttttgtttgatttgtaaCAGGTGTTTTTATAGCTAACAGAAGTGGACAGAACATGATTAGAATATTGTAGCAATAGTGAACATGTGCATGTGAGACATAGGGTGAAGAATGTATGCGAGTTGTTTCGAAGATGGAAGAGCAGGGGGGCGGCTGAAGAACAGGAACCAGCTTCAACTTCAGGCAGGAAGCAGCAGCAAACAAAGTGTCTATAAAAGATTGGGTCAAGGGAGAAACAGGAAGTCAGACTTTTTTCCCTGACACTCTCTGTTGTTGTTAGGGAAGAAAACTCTGACCCGGGGCTTcgtacattttgcatttgtacctTGTATTATTGAGATTATAGTGTTAAATTGTTGTAACAGAATGAAGCATCTTAAAACACCGTCGTTGTCCTGATTTTGAACACCAAATCACAATAGTGTGAATACAATGTTTCAGAAATCATAGGTAAAAAAGTCTCACCTTTACAAACGTTTTCAGATCCAGATCAGGTTTGCACACACTTCTGCTTGGTTTCGTACATAAAGATGAAACAGACTGCCGCTTGCAGTTTTAACACAATTCTTAGGGACACTATGCTGAGATGCTAAAAATCGTTTTCTGTCTATTATTTTTCAAAGAACTCACCATAACTCAGCTTTTCTGGATAGACAAACGCAccatttaaattgtaaaaataaaatgtcctttCGTACAAccataaaagcttttatttgaatttgacaTTCGTTTGGTAATAATATCGTACACAAAGAGATATTATACAGAAATGTACAAAGACCAAATTGGAAGTAAATCAAAGTAAATTAAGCAAATACTTGAAATGCATCAGTCTACGGTTTAGGTTTAATTCGCCTAACCTTCAGTGTGACCTCTGTGCACAAATCAGTGTCATAACAAAAGTTATTTCCTTTTCACAGTTTCACTTCCTCTGCACTCCATCCAATTCCTCCAGACTCTCAGATTCACTTTTCATCTGACTTTAAATCATATGCATCACAGAAACTCAAAAAAcgcaaaacaaaaaggaaatctGACCTCAATAAACACATATGTAACAGTTTCTACATAAGAACATCGGTCTCTTTATTGTATCGTCAGAGTcctgcagttaaaaaaataaaggaacgacttattttttcattctcGTTTTTCAGGCTGCAAGAAGGAACTGTTTTCTGAGAAGGAAATAACACTGTTCATGCTTTGAACCTAAATGCTTTCAGTGCTTGAGGAAGCATCTGATGGTTTTGCATGGCATCAACTATAAATGGTTAAGAGATAATTTCATCCAACAAGTCAACATCTCTTCTTACAGTCCTGCAGCTGAGAGTATACACATCTTTCAAAAGCCTCAATTAGTTAAGTGCATGGTGAAGACGAGCTTATCTGGAGGTCAACTCAATCAAAACATGAATATTACTGTTTATTGCATGAATGCTTTGTTGTTCAGAAGATGGATGATTTCGTCCTTGAATGCACAAACAGGAAGttataaaaacatcaacatcatcGTTCTTGAATTAAGAAGTAGAAgtgtgttgatatttgtgagCAGATCGTAATGGATTATGTATTTGAAGTGTATTTGAAAAGCACTTTGTCAAGCCTCaaacaaataaactgcaataaGTGGTTTtcatgaagaaagaaaatcgggttaacatttttttcagttattttatggCCCAAGACACTTTATAGAACCACATCTGGCAGTACTAagtttattaatatataaatgtgaTATACAGCATCAACACTTGTAATGTTTTCTGAAAAGACTGTTATTGATTTTActagaaaaaacaatcaaatgtgaCAGAGCTACTGTTTAATTGCGCTGATTGGTTGATTGTGAACACTGAAAGTGGATGTTGTAAATCGTATCATCTCCGTGTtgtgacttttttgtttgtcattttcctcCTGAACTTAAGGGCTGAAATCTGTTCTTGCTGGCATTTTCTGGGCGCTTCGGAAAAACGGGGTCGACAGTCAAGGCCGGGGTGCAACAGTCCTTCCTCATAATAATGCAGGTGAAAGAGGTGAAAGTGACGGCCAGCAGTGCTCTACAGCTCCCTCATACAGTATTTTAGGGATGTGATGGCTTGTGAAATGATGTGCGATGTGACATTCCATGCAAGCCAAAGATTTTGCCTTTTGACTGTGACTTTGATGGATTCTAATCTATGAAGAGCAGCCACAACCGACACGGtcctttttaaagtttacacGCGTTTCAGAGACTCAGACTTTAGCTACATCCACTTCTGTCTGATTCCATCCTGCCACCTCAACTGCCGCATTTTTGGACTCACTGTTGTCATCCAAAGAGCGATCGTTGGACTGGGTCGTCTGTCCTTCCATATCGTCTGCCAGAGCTCTTCTGTAAACCCCAGCCAGACTCTGCTTGAACCGCCCCCTCACATCCAGCCCCAAGCAGAAGTATAACAACGGGTTTATACAACTATTGAAGTAGGCGATCCCTGTTGCCAGGGGAGACCAGATCTTCACCACCGTGCTCTTGTTGTCCACCATCTTTACCAGAAGGAGGCAGTGATACGGTGCCCAGCACAGGAAGAACGCGATGACCAACGAAGCTAATATACGAAGGGGTCGTGATTTGCCTGAAAGGCGGGTGCGTCGGATTCCAATGGCAGTCAGGATGTAGCAGATGAGGATGACCAGAAAAGGCAGCATGAACCCACACAGGAAGCGGATGGAGTAGAGAGCGCGTTTACCGCTTTTATCCCCACCATCTGTTTCCTTTGGGTCCACCGAACACTTGGTCAGGTTGTTCTTCACCAAGTAGACTTGGCGGTGGATGAAGTAGGGAGTGCTGAAGGCGATGGCAGTGACCCAGACGCAGGCAGCCACCACCCTCGTGGCACACAAGGTGCGGCGGCGTTTGGAGGCAATAGGCTGCCAGACGCAGAGCACTCGGTCTATACTGATCACGGCCAGGAGAAAAACGGAGCAGAACATGTTAGCGTACTTGAAGAAGCCGTTGAACTTGCAGACGAAGAGGCCAAAGGGCCAGTGGTCAAAGAAGAGCTTCTTTATGAGGGAGAAGACTCGGGTGAAGCAGAAGATCAAGTCTGCTACGGCCAGATTCACCAGCCACACATTGGTCACCTTTGGCTAAAGAGGCAGAACAGATGGAGAAAATAttagaacaaagaaaaagagacaagaggacacagaaggaaaaaaaaatcacatgataCATAGTGTATGTGTAGATAGAGATAATGAAAACCACAGTGACCAGCAACAAACTGCGGGTTAAAAACAGCAGTGCAGCCATAGTTTGTTATGGACTAGTGACTAGCACTAGTGTCCCCCACAAACAGTAACACTAATGTTGGGGAACTTGAAACCTGATAAACGGAGATAAGAAAATAGCAATGTTATCTGTCTCTGCTCTGATTCTTATTTTAAGTTCCGTTTAAAATGTACCAACGTTGtcaaaaaacaactttgctgTTAAAGACAATTTGAGAAGTAGTATAAAGAAGTATATATATCACACTGGCTGTGATATGTGTATTAGCCTGATTGTTCAGATTATAGTTGGAGGTAAATTGCTGAagcaaagtaaacattttagaaCCTGTTTATGTAATAGGTTGATTGACACCGTTTCTGAGAGATGTCCAACTGATGGTTACATTTACCCATGGAGGAACACGCCACCCTATGTGGGACCGAGACGTGCAGTCATGGAACCTTTTTCTCTTCGTTCATTTTTGGAGTCGCTTAGTAGGACCTGTCTGAATCTGGTTTCAAGTCCAAGGCTGCTTTGGGTTTAGCTCCATTTGTTtcacattctttttcttttgttcagtttagctttgtttttaagGTCCAGTGTGGACTGTGTACACGTTTGCTTCAATTACTGCTGATTCGTTTTTGTAGTTGTAGTAGTTTCTGCTTTCCTTTCATTTGACTTTGTAGAGATGCACATTTCATGGGTAGTGGCAGAGAAGAATATGTGcgtgctttaatttttttttgtttgtttgttttatttttagaatttagCGAGTGTGTGTTACACGTCGACCTGTCTCCAGCTACGTCTGACTGAAGAAGTCAGAGCCAAATCATCTGCGTTTCATTTCCTCTGTGCTGTTCTGTAAAAGTTTCATCAAACCAAACTCCTTTTTTAGTGCAGTGTATTTAGCTGTTGGTTTATCACAAATGTTCTATTTTCGCCTTTACCTTGTAGACTTGTGTAGTCTCATCAGTATTCTTTCTGATTGTGTTGTGAATATGAAGAACATTGCAGATATTTATCATATTCGTAATGCAGATTTCCATTCAGTCTGATTATAGATCATTAATGAAGCAGAATAAACAAAAGTGGATTTGAGTTGGGTGTTGTTTGATGAATGTTGTTGAtccctgcacacagacaacacttTTTCTTTAGACCTGAATGAAAACTGTATTTCCACCTTGAGCTTGAATCCAGCCACCCAGATCACTATGGAGTTTCCTGTGATGCCGAGCACGACGGTGAGTGTGTAGAGGACGATGGTGACAACTTTCATGACGGCGTCGATGTCCACCGTGGTCTCTTCAGTCTTCGTAGACTTCACGATGTGGACCGGCAGGGACGTGTTGGAAAACATTGTGCTGCCTTAAAAGAGAGAAGAcgccaaaaacaacaaagtgttaCTCATCTTATGAGTCATTCCAGCGAGCAGGGAAAGTGAAATGAGCTGAA
The nucleotide sequence above comes from Channa argus isolate prfri chromosome 1, Channa argus male v1.0, whole genome shotgun sequence. Encoded proteins:
- the LOC137139506 gene encoding formyl peptide receptor 2-like codes for the protein MFSNTSLPVHIVKSTKTEETTVDIDAVMKVVTIVLYTLTVVLGITGNSIVIWVAGFKLKPKVTNVWLVNLAVADLIFCFTRVFSLIKKLFFDHWPFGLFVCKFNGFFKYANMFCSVFLLAVISIDRVLCVWQPIASKRRRTLCATRVVAACVWVTAIAFSTPYFIHRQVYLVKNNLTKCSVDPKETDGGDKSGKRALYSIRFLCGFMLPFLVILICYILTAIGIRRTRLSGKSRPLRILASLVIAFFLCWAPYHCLLLVKMVDNKSTVVKIWSPLATGIAYFNSCINPLLYFCLGLDVRGRFKQSLAGVYRRALADDMEGQTTQSNDRSLDDNSESKNAAVEVAGWNQTEVDVAKV